A genomic stretch from bacterium includes:
- a CDS encoding HU family DNA-binding protein, translating into MAKAVAKALTKGQIVTSVAEATEITKKQAGVAIETLVNLAYKNAKNGFTVPGLGKLVLVNRKARMGRNPATGATIKIPAKRVVKFRVAKACKDAILG; encoded by the coding sequence ATGGCGAAAGCAGTGGCGAAAGCATTGACGAAGGGTCAGATCGTGACGAGCGTGGCGGAAGCGACCGAAATCACCAAGAAGCAAGCTGGCGTGGCGATCGAGACGCTGGTTAACTTGGCGTACAAGAATGCCAAGAACGGTTTCACGGTTCCTGGTTTGGGCAAGTTGGTTTTGGTGAACCGCAAGGCGCGCATGGGCCGCAATCCCGCGACCGGCGCAACGATCAAGATCCCGGCCAAGCGCGTGGTGAAGTTCCGCGTCGCCAAGGCTTGCAAGGATGCGATCCTGGGCTAA